A stretch of DNA from Methanomassiliicoccales archaeon:
TTCACTGTTTACCTCCGTTTACTACCCTCTTTTTGTCTTATAAAGAAGGGGAAAGAACCGCAAAATCGCGGCTCTTTCCCCTGGATTTCTTTACAACCCACCAGTAGTTTGCACTTGCTTTTCAGCAATGGGAAGGTTAGTTTTATCAATTACTGTAGGACCTGTAGGCATTTTTGCTGGCGGGAGAAATCCATATTGGACATGCAGATACAACCATACGGCAGCTAGATACCCTTGCATAAAAGGTTGTTGGGCGATTGCGCAAATCATCACGTCATTTTTGATAGCATCAAGAATTTTGTCACTGACATCACAAGTAGCCAACCTTACTTTGCCAACTAAGCCTTGTTCTATTATTAGGTCAATGGCAGGATGGGCTCCCAAAGGGCCCAAGGTAAAGATCATGTCAGTGTCGGGGTATTTTTTGAGATAAGCTTTCAAAATCTCCAGCGCTTGCGTAGGATATGGAGTAATGTCTATTTTTTCGATGGGAATCCCCTTTTCGGCGAACGTTCGGATGATACCCTCAGCCCTAAGTTCAAGACACGTAAGACCTGGTTGGTGGATACCAATAACTGCACGCTTCGGCGTAAACTCTTTCAACACTCTATTGGCCAACGTTTCACCAACTATGAACTCATCCTGGCCAATGTAAGCAAGATATGGCACATATGGAGGAGCATAGTCTTCAATATTGACCGCAATGACAGGGATCCCTAACTCCTTAGCTTTCTTCAGGGGCGCGTCAAATGCCGTGTCGCTAGAAATAGTGACAGCGATACCATCCGGCCTAGCTGCTATTGCGCTCTCGAGCATGTTGACCTGTTCTTGGACAGAAAACACAACAGGGGCTGTGAAGATGCCTTTTACACCAAGCTGCTTACAAGCTGTTTCCCATCCGAGCTTTTGTACAGCCCAGAAAGGATCTCCAGCACCAGTATGAGGCACATAGTAAAAAACCAACTCCTTGGACATAACCCCTAAGACCCCAAAAAACACAGCCAACCCAACAAGCAAGACTTTACGCATATCCCCCTCCTTTTACAAGCGTTTGCAAAGCAACAGGCACTATACACAGTTTGAAGCTCTTTGTCAAGGGACATTTGTCCCAGAAGAGCGCTTGCTTAAGGCTTACCATAATGTCCCGTTTATTGTGTCTGGTCAGCATGATAGCTTCCCACCTCGATTTCCGCAAATCCCCGAAGCCTTCTGGTACCTCGTCCAGATGACTCAAAACCAAGTAGAGAAGCTTTTCCACCGCCTCTTCTCCACAAAACACCTCCACCACCTTTGTCCTCCTTTTCACCTCCTTGGCCAAGCGTTCCAGTTGATTCGTGGTGTAAAGATACCGCCGGATGGGCTTGGGATACCGCAAAAACGCCAAAAGGGCATAAGCCTTGTTCTCCCAGCGCTCCACGATCTTGGGATAGATTCCGCCCCAGTGATCCCAAAGCTTCTGTAGCGCTTTCCTGGCCTCCTCCTCAGTTTCTGCGCGGTACACCCGCTTGAGATCCGCGGCCAGCGCCTCCCGGTCCGCCTTTCGAGCCTTGTTCAACGCATCGCGGACTGCATGAAGAACGCAAAGCTGC
This window harbors:
- a CDS encoding sugar ABC transporter substrate-binding protein, whose amino-acid sequence is MRKVLLVGLAVFFGVLGVMSKELVFYYVPHTGAGDPFWAVQKLGWETACKQLGVKGIFTAPVVFSVQEQVNMLESAIAARPDGIAVTISSDTAFDAPLKKAKELGIPVIAVNIEDYAPPYVPYLAYIGQDEFIVGETLANRVLKEFTPKRAVIGIHQPGLTCLELRAEGIIRTFAEKGIPIEKIDITPYPTQALEILKAYLKKYPDTDMIFTLGPLGAHPAIDLIIEQGLVGKVRLATCDVSDKILDAIKNDVMICAIAQQPFMQGYLAAVWLYLHVQYGFLPPAKMPTGPTVIDKTNLPIAEKQVQTTGGL
- a CDS encoding IS256 family transposase translates to DGTFLSVRRGKTAKEPVYTALGIKPDGRREILGFWLFGAEGESAQNWEEVLKDLRRCGVRRVRIFITDDLPGLEEAIKKIFPEADWQLCVLHAVRDALNKARKADREALAADLKRVYRAETEEEARKALQKLWDHWGGIYPKIVERWENKAYALLAFLRYPKPIRRYLYTTNQLERLAKEVKRRTKVVEVFCGEEAVEKLLYLVLSHLDEVPEGFGDLRKSRWEAIMLTRHNKRDIMVSLKQALFWDKCPLTKSFKLCIVPVALQTLVKGGGYA